GAAGGTAAACAAGCTGCCGGATGCCCCTGAGATAGTTGGTCCAAGTGGCTCTAAATGGTTTTGAGTGGGTAGTATTAGCGGCCTCACAATGGTTTGCTTCATTCGAAACCCAACAGAAGATTCGGGAATTTGCTATGTAGCCTGTACAAGATAGAAGAACCATTTCAGCCCAAAAAATGAGCAATACTAAAGTCACCAAATACAATCTTATACTCACAGGTCCATCATTAGGAAGTGCAGATTAAGATAAATCAATCTCTTCACCAAAATCTACATTGGGCGAGGCTTTCACTTTTggcatctttttcttatttgtttgCCTTTACCTAGAAATGATGATgcaaatataatatatagattCAGCAATTTGCAATCAACAACACATAACAGACCTAACAGaattaacataattaaaaaaatagaatacacaaaataacaaaTGCAACCATTGGATCATGTTGTTGTCCTAGCTTGTTTGTTGCTGCTCCTAcaaaaatttttgattgagtCTTGCTATCCTTCTTTGTCTTTTTAGTCTTTGATTGCCAATTTGGATCTTTAGGTGCACCTTTACAAATCTTGTGATAATGACCTTTCTCTCCACACTTACTACAAGTTACTTGGTGGATCTCCTAACTTTATTGCCAATCACCATTTCGATAGGAGCTTTCATCCTCCTAAGTTTTGGCCGGCCAGCTGAACGTACGATTGGGGGAGGGAGGATTCCTTGACAATCTGTGGGGATTCAATATTCCTCACTGTTTATTGGTTGGATCACATAGGAGTATGCTGCTCGAACAGCAACCATTATCAGTGACTTATCGACAAAATCTTCTAATGTGTATCCGATATTTTTCAATCTAAAAATTGCAGCAACTGCATGCTTGCATGGAAGTCCTACATacaattttaataaatcaaataccaTAATGATAGAGCAGATAAACTTGATATAACTAATGATAGAATAGTATACATGAATTACCTGTGAGCTGCCACACATTGCATAAGATATAACAAAAAATGATTGTTTTCGTCTTGTGCTATTGCGGATAGGAGCTGTCCACCATAATTTCCTTTCAGAAAGCATCCGTCAAAGTCAATCAACCGCCTGCAACCAGCCTTGAACCCAAGCATACAAGCCTCAAGCGAGATGTAAAGCCTATCAAATAGTGGCAGACTCTCTGGTTGGTTGAGGTATTTTCCACATCATTGCAGTGGAACCTGGGTTGCTCCTTAACAGCTAACTTAAGTAGTCTTGTAGTTTATCGTATTGTTCTCCTTCCTTTCCAATTACTTGTTCTCTTGCAGCCTTCAAGCCTCTTGCGACTATCTTGTCATGCAGTTGCACATTATACTCGTCAACCATGTGCACCTTAGCCTCTTTTGGTGTCAAGTCCGGCCGAGTTTCCAAAATCTTAACCAACTTGCTTGCAACCCACTTATAGTCGGCCATATTAGAAACAAAATCCCTCCCACATGTATGGTTATCTACAAAAGTTTTGATCTGATAGCAACAATCTCTAGAATTGTATGAGGTATAGATTAACCACAGACATCCTTCATCAGCACACGTCTCCCTAATTCTTTTTGGTTCGTCCTTGAACTCGGCCATTGTGTCGAACTACATACCCAACTCAAAGTACACTTCTCCATAGTCATAACCAATTTTGTGCTATGGCCATTGATGTTTATTACTTCCTTCATCATCTGATGAAATAGGGGACACAAATGCTTCACTCTCATAAACAtactccttctcttcttcaaaaTCAACTTCTTCTATAATGGGCTCAAAATCCTTAGTGTGACTTGACCCACTTTTATCTTGTCTAGAACCAGGTTGGGCCTTAGAACCACTAAGCCCAGTATGTTGTCCACCTATATTGACCCCTAAACCAAATCTAACATTACCCCTTCCACTAGGACTAAAGTTGggctaaacatgtttctttctttttcccgcATACTTCCTTAAATTAGCCTTCTTCTTGTCCGTATTCACATTTCTAGCAGCCTTCCTGTCAGGATCACCCTTCCCATTATCACAATCATCTTTCTCATCAGCAACCTTCTTATTAGTATGTGTCCTCAGCTTCATTCTGTCTTCGTCACTATCAATGTCACTACTCTCATCATATGCATCTGAAGGAGGATTGTATGCCTCATCCTCTGAACTTCCATCATCTTCATCAGATGAGGATGAGGAGGAAGAATCCTCAACTTGAGCGGTAACCTGACCTAAATTCTCGTTAACATAGCAAGGCTCACCAACTGGGTGTTcaaagtataaattaaattctaaacaaTCATTCGCCGATAAACTGTTTCTCAAATAATTTATCTAAGAATCTCCCTTAATCACATACAGAccaaattctaaattttgaGCTGTGGGTTCTAATCAGTACATTATAGCATAATCAGCATATCCTAAACTCTTTAGTAGTTCTTCTAGATAAAAAAAAGTTCACTAAATCTAAGTCTATTGGAGAAAATTTATGTACTTTTCCATCCAAATACTTCAACACCCCAGTACTATCCTTCCCAAGTCTTCCACCATGGTGAAACACGAGTACTGCAAAGTTAGACATCTGCAGCACCAATAAAAGACAAATTCAGCAATAATAACAATAGGAAATAGatagatatatttgaaaataatgtagattatttagtaattttaatgattgatatatcaaattttaatatagattatatatcaatttatcaaattttaatacataGATAGACAAATTTAATGTAGATTATTCACTAAATAAGACAATGtgaattatatatcaatttaTCTAAAATTAGATAGATTAGTTCATACCAATGGAACATTTTTGTAGTGCGTATATGTGgtggaacaaagaaaaatatcattttcaagAAGAACATGTAAGATTCATAACAGACACAATATTGCATTGCAGTAGACTAAAATGCAAACTTATGAATAAAAAGGAATCGAAGTATCAACATCAACAAAACACATAAGCTTTTCAGTCAAAATATACAGAGCATATTTGTTGTTATTGAATCCTAAGCCATGTTCTAATTCAACCCTTCATGCAAAATTTGAATATAAACAATACTCCAAATCATAGGTTTCAAAGCATGTTCAATGACAGAGAGTGATAAAACCACCTTCAACTTGATCATACACATGCAATGGCAAAGAGAGTAAGTAACGAAACTTACCTCTTAACAAACAATTCCTCCGTCACGGCGCCGTCAAAACGCCGTCAATAACTCCGTCGGAACCAACATCTTCCTCCAAGTGAATCATCTTCAACGAATTTCGAAAGGGAGAGATtagaatttttttgtaattctaGAGAGTAAAAGAGGGATTCTGTCTCATCACATATgaaacttgtttattttttatggaaTTATTAGGGGGTCGGGTTAGATAGCCACTAATCTGCCTATCCAGGTTGGCATTTAACTAACACATCATTAACTTAACGTGTCGCATAGACATGGTCAATTAGCTCTAGAGACATTAGTAATGGAAGGGCTAACTTGTCTAACAGAGTTAATAAATAGGGGCTggataggattttttttttatagggGCCTTGTTGTCTTTTAATATTGTCAGGAgcgttttgaatttttttctcatatatttatttatcattctctttagttttataaaaaatatttcatttaaattgtaaaaaaataataaataaatatattgatacaTCCATAGTTGATTTTATGCCTCTGAAAACTTGTACTTATTCTCCAGATTATCGACCTTGTCTTTGTACTGGTGTCATATAAGACattccgttaattatttaactttgacctcacGGTAGGACTACATTGAaactaaatgaaactttttttgaacttaaataaacattttaaactttaaagacCAAAACAAGATTACGTCCAAACGTACCTATTATTTTTACTTGTACAACAGACTTAACActtaatcaaatataaaaatatacatgtTAAATTCTTTCAAATGTTAGATaacaaatgttaaaattaattattaacaaaaaattaaactttcatattaaaataataactaaaaaatttattatttaatttttttatctatagaGACCCTAGTCTTCTTAGACGACGGAGACTTTTGTCTCTTACGacctttttataaaaatagtttaatgctataaattttttgtgccGTAATCTATAATGTCAAGACCGacataattttagaaaatttatatTCCCATGTATAAATACTTTCTCCATTTTGTGCAGGCTCGTGTAGCTTGAAAGGAAGCTTGACACCACCAACCCGAGTACTCCAGTACTAGACCGGGGCAACGGTTTCTGGTCTGGTGTAAACTAAGGAAACTAAGGAACTGCTTTTGTAGTTACTTTAGAACGAGTTACCACTGATAGTTTTTCCTTTTGGAAAGGCTATCGAATCTTAAGCCTAGATTCATATGTTAGATGACTTTTTGAATggtaaatttaaatattagttaCTTTTACAAATATGCAGATGAATCATGACAAATTGTTCTCATaatgtttgaactttgaagcatcatccaaaaTCTAACAACCACTAAAGTGCGCAACCCTGTATAAGGAGCTAACTGAACAATTAGGGGGTGTAAAGTTTGCAAAACCACACAATTGTTACTCAGGTTTTCATAATCCTATCACAACTTGACAAATTGTATGAAATTTTAGCCTAGTGTTATAACTAACTGTCAGACAATGGAATTTATAATCCAAACCTCTGGAAAATGTAACTGGATGCATCTAGAAGCAATGCACTGAGACATAGTACTTTACTATTTTGTACAGTGGTCAGTTTAAGTGGGGCTTCTTAATCAAacaattttagtaaattttatgTGCAGAGCATCATTCTCTGAAATTGACAGTGCTTCGGCATTTAAGAACCAGCGTGCTTCGTTGGGGGGTTATCAACTTGTTTACGTGTGTGATCCACTTAAAGAAATATCGTACTGAGAGAAAAGCATAGACAAATGGCAAAATGGTAGACATTCCACCTTCAATTTGCCCACCTGATTAGATTTTGAAATGAATACCCAACCAAACTGTTGTTTCTACCTATATGTTTTTATCTATGTAAACTTATATCTGAGACTCCTAGTATCTACTTATTCCCAACCCATTTAGATTCAGACTGGAAAGTCCTCTGAGCTTTTTACTTAATCAATCATACCCTACCAATCCTAAATACCTTTCCGATTTGGACATTTATATATACCACCAGCATAATCTCAGTCAAGAAAACCTTAGTCATCACATATCAACAAAAGAGAGAGATCAAAATGAAGGTATGTGTCTAACCTATGTCAAATTAGCATGGAACatttccttcaatccttcagcttcatcatcatcatttttccTTGTTGCAGATATTCCAGTGGGTGCATCGAAAGCTTCGGCAGAATAGTATTGATCCTTTCAAGGATTTCACACTTGGTATTCATTCACCTGtgcttattttctcttttccacTACTTTTTTCTCTTGCTATTATGATATTACTGAGCTGCATTAATATATATGAACCACAAAGGTAAACATCAGGTGTTTTGCAGATTAGGCATTTTAACCAGATCAGGAACACTAATGTACTTGAAAATATGCATCTCTTTTCAACATGTTAGATGCATTCACTAACCAACTACAGATAAAATTTTCCTGTACATCACTAATAGTGCCTCTTGTTGACATTTAATTCAACTTattatacttttccttttcccATGTTTGGTATTCCTCTTTCAAGAGAACAAGAGCAATGGGAAGTATTGAGATTATCTTTATTAATAATTTCACCAGCTCACTAATTTTCTTTGGAAATTATATTTCAGCAAACCCTTGTAGTTGTCTTACACCACAGCCAACATGTGACAACCAATACTCCCACATGATGCCAAGCTTTGGCTCCATGAATCAACCCGGCTTCTTAAAGCCACACCATCAAGAAAGTCTGACATCTTATTCAGGGCTTGATGTCGAAGGGGAGTCCAAACAAGAAACACCTGCAGCCATCTCCGAGCTCTTTGAAGGCTTTCTAACAATTGGAACTCTTGGCACAGAAATAGTCAACAATGAACCAGCAACACCAACATTTCCCATGCCTATTGAAGACATAACTATGAACAATGCAGAGGTGACGGAAAATGATCTGAAGCTCATTAGTTATGAGCTTGAGAAATTTCTTGAGGCTGAAAAGGAAGAAAGTTTCTATGAATCTTCAGGAAGAAACAGCCAAGTAAGCACTATCACACTTAGTAGCAAGCAAATAGCTGGATCTGAAGCTGAAGACAATGCAAACAAAGCTGTGTGTCCACTGCAAGGATATTTATTGGGGTCATCACCTGAACTTCCAGAGACAACAGAAGTGAAGAAAGAGAGGGCATCACTTGCCGAGCTATTTCATAGGACAAAGACAAGTCAAGAATCTATAGAGACAGGAGAAAAAGGAGAAACACAAATCAAGCAAACACAAAAGTCTGCCATGCATATTATGAGAAAGATGTTGAAAAAAGTCCATGTCTCTTCAAAAAGCTGTAACACTGCTGCAAGGGATGATGCCGCCTCTGCTTCAACCAATAAAAAGCTCCATAAGGTAGGTCTTTACCAGATCTTCTGCACTTAACATCAAATTCAATGGTTGTCCCCATCTCCCATTGCCTATGATTATTGCCTTGGCATCTAAAAGTTAgctaatgaaaattttaatgcaTGTTTGTTTCTTGGTCACCCGGAATACAATGAGAGTAGGAATCAAACACACTATAGAAACCAGATTGTGCAAATAATTTATTACTCAAATTTATTAGCGaagaaaaaacaacaaacaaaaaaaatttgctaGTTAATTCTTTCATAGAGAATCTATAGAACTTGCCGTAGAAGATAATCAAAGCAACTTAAAGAATTAAAATTCGTAAAACAAGACTGAAGAAAATTAGCCAAAGGGATTTGGGTCAGACTCAACGTATCTAACAACACTGAAGGTCATATGTTAAATATCATTCCAagttgaacagttttggcatctggCAGAATAGTTTCAGGTACCAAAATAATCTGCAAACCTCTGAATCCAACATATATGTCTTCAATATATGCTGAAAGCAATCTATCATATCATAATTTCATTGTTTCATTTGGATATGTAGGTTCTAAGAATGTTTCACAGAAAAGTCTATCCTGAGAACACTGTAACTGCAAAGGATTTTGCTAAACCCAACAAAGATAAGATTAAGGATGCTTCTCATGACTGCTGCCATGAATATCAGAACAGAGACCCCACAAACCCAGACAAAG
This portion of the Arachis duranensis cultivar V14167 chromosome 6, aradu.V14167.gnm2.J7QH, whole genome shotgun sequence genome encodes:
- the LOC107494780 gene encoding protein LAZY 1, giving the protein MKIFQWVHRKLRQNSIDPFKDFTLANPCSCLTPQPTCDNQYSHMMPSFGSMNQPGFLKPHHQESLTSYSGLDVEGESKQETPAAISELFEGFLTIGTLGTEIVNNEPATPTFPMPIEDITMNNAEVTENDLKLISYELEKFLEAEKEESFYESSGRNSQVSTITLSSKQIAGSEAEDNANKAVCPLQGYLLGSSPELPETTEVKKERASLAELFHRTKTSQESIETGEKGETQIKQTQKSAMHIMRKMLKKVHVSSKSCNTAARDDAASASTNKKLHKVLRMFHRKVYPENTVTAKDFAKPNKDKIKDASHDCCHEYQNRDPTNPDKGRRVNSDTKSTKSSPNCEPIWNPPQDGLSCSTSTTNNEHWIKTDAEYLVLEL